A region from the Desulfitobacterium dehalogenans ATCC 51507 genome encodes:
- a CDS encoding FeoB-associated Cys-rich membrane protein, with the protein MDGLSSFLLVLIMVGFLAAIRSIWRKKDNPCGGCGGDCTSCKHSNPPDQAKK; encoded by the coding sequence ATGGATGGATTAAGTAGTTTTCTTCTTGTGCTCATCATGGTGGGATTTTTGGCGGCCATACGTTCCATCTGGAGGAAAAAGGATAACCCATGCGGGGGCTGCGGAGGAGACTGCACTTCCTGCAAGCATTCAAACCCACCGGATCAAGCTAAGAAATAA